One genomic window of Polaromonas sp. SP1 includes the following:
- a CDS encoding glycosyltransferase gives MNASAPASPSPASPASTLHLLGRFSQAYTGAERELLDIRRLLQGRRPVKLWSDVPLHPSYAGQDIAVIQPFAQQFPRGGALLIAGVHMRPGLWLKYAKFEQIILFYNLANHAQLFAAMESLRDSTGLDPELVFVSKLLQLSVGLPGRISRSLMDVQPFLAVAGERFAQASTPGAADRPFTVGRVSRDAPDKHHPEDPALYRMLASRGLRVRIMGGTCMAQALAGVEGVELLPAGAESTPDFYRSLDAFFYRTGASTEAYGRVVVEAMAAGLPVVAHVRGGYAEVMEDGVSGRLIQSQEEAYDAVMQLAADPALCRSMGEAGRLQAIAVHGPEATQREMVYYLGPAAAWCGR, from the coding sequence ATGAATGCCTCTGCTCCAGCCTCGCCTTCGCCTGCATCACCAGCCTCTACGCTGCATTTGCTGGGGCGTTTCAGCCAGGCCTATACCGGTGCAGAGCGTGAGCTGCTGGACATCCGGCGCCTGCTGCAAGGGCGGCGGCCTGTGAAGCTGTGGTCGGATGTGCCGCTGCACCCCAGCTACGCGGGGCAGGACATTGCCGTGATCCAGCCTTTTGCCCAGCAGTTCCCCAGGGGCGGCGCCTTGCTGATTGCCGGCGTGCACATGCGGCCCGGCCTCTGGCTGAAGTACGCGAAGTTTGAGCAGATCATCCTGTTTTACAACCTGGCCAACCACGCGCAGCTGTTTGCAGCGATGGAGTCCCTGCGGGACAGCACGGGTCTAGACCCGGAGCTGGTGTTCGTGTCAAAGCTGCTGCAGTTGAGCGTTGGTTTGCCTGGGCGCATTTCACGCAGCCTGATGGACGTGCAGCCTTTCCTGGCGGTAGCCGGCGAGCGCTTCGCACAGGCTTCCACGCCGGGGGCGGCTGATCGCCCCTTCACCGTGGGCCGCGTCAGCCGCGACGCACCCGACAAGCACCACCCCGAAGACCCGGCGCTGTACCGCATGCTGGCCAGCCGGGGGCTGCGGGTGCGCATCATGGGCGGCACCTGCATGGCGCAGGCGCTGGCGGGTGTCGAAGGGGTTGAACTGCTGCCCGCCGGCGCTGAAAGCACGCCCGATTTCTACCGTTCGCTGGATGCATTTTTCTATCGCACCGGCGCGTCAACGGAAGCGTATGGCCGCGTGGTGGTGGAAGCCATGGCCGCGGGCCTGCCCGTCGTGGCGCACGTGCGCGGCGGTTATGCCGAAGTGATGGAAGACGGGGTGTCGGGCCGGCTCATACAGTCGCAGGAAGAAGCTTACGACGCGGTGATGCAACTGGCGGCGGACCCCGCGTTGTGCCGGAGCATGGGCGAGGCAGGAAGGCTGCAGGCGATCGCTGTGCATGGCCCCGAGGCCACGCAGCGGGAGATGGTTTATTACCTTGGGCCTGCGGCTGCCTGGTGCGGGCGTTAA